The proteins below are encoded in one region of Aphelocoma coerulescens isolate FSJ_1873_10779 chromosome 4, UR_Acoe_1.0, whole genome shotgun sequence:
- the LOC138108926 gene encoding ribonuclease HI-like, producing the protein MHSDHLRLVVCTHQNPAQFLYGTPSEKEIEHNCIEIIDIQTKVREDLVDCPLNEGEILFIDGSSRVVDGKRCSGYSVVDGHQMCVLEKGRLPPTWSAQVCELYALEKALHRLAGSIGTIYTDSRYAYGVVHTFGKIWSERGFLNTKGKDILHKELILKILKALQLPQVISVVHIPGHQSGTTKEARGNNLADLAAKEAAVEEEILPSHNHIVTSTV; encoded by the exons atgcactcggaccacctgaggttagttgtgtgtacacaccaaaatccagctcaatttctttatgggaccccatcagaaaaagaaattgaacacaattgcattgaaataattgacatccaaacaaaagtcagagaggacctggtggactgtcccctcaatgaaggggaaatcctcttcattgacgggtcatctcgagtggtggatggaaaacgatgctctggctattcagtggtcgatggacaccaaatgtgtgtgctagaaaagggcagattgccaccgacctggtcagctcaggtctgtgagctctatgccctagaaaaagcactccaccgactagctGGAAGCAttgggaccatttacactgactcgagatacgcttatggcgtagtccacacctttggaaaaatctggtccgaaagggggttcctaaacaccaaagggaaagatatcctacataaggaattaatcctaaaaattctaaaagcactgcaactgcctcaggtgatctcagtggtgcatattccaggtcatcaatcgggaaccacaaaagaagctcgggggaacaacctagcagacttggcagcaaaagaagcagcagtggaagaagag attctgccttcacacaaccatattgtcacatcaactgtatag